TGTCAGCTCCACCAAGTCGATGACGGGTCACTTGTTGGGAGCATCCGGTGGTGTGGAGGCAATCGCAACCGCATTAGCCCTGAAAGAGGGGATTTTGCCTCCCACGATCAACCAAGACAACCCGGACCCGGAATGCGATTTGGATTACGTGCCCAATGAAGCACGCAAGGTGTTGGTCAAAGCGGCCCTATCCAATTCTTTCGGCTTCGGCGGCCATAACGCCACGATTGCTCTGAAAGCCTTCGACGAAGCGGAATAAGCAGGTGATGCATGCATGAACCTGGCTGAGCTGGGACAGTCCACGGGCTTGGACCTCCAGGACCATTCCCTGTATCAACAAGCTTTCACCCATACCTCATACGCCCATGAAAAAAAGGGCATCCGGATGCTTCCGGATAACGAGCGGCTGGAATTCCTGGGGGATGCGGTGTTGGAACTGACGGTCTCTGAATACCTCTACCAGCGGTTTCCCAAGATGAAGGAAGGAGACCTGACCCGGATGCGGGCGCGGGTGGTATGTGAGCCTTCTTTGGCCATGTTTGCCCGTCAACTCCGGTTTGGTGATCATATTCGATTGGGACGCGGGGAGGAGATGACTGGGGGACGCAATCGTCCCTCCCTCTTGGCTGATGTGTTTGAAGCGTTTATCGGGGCTTTGTATCTGGAAAAAGGATTGGACGCCATCCGGCAGTTCCTGGAGGCCAAGATCTTTCCGCAGATCGACGAGTCCTGGTTGGCTCAAGCGACCGATGCCAAGAGCCAGCTGCAGGAAGCGGTGCAGCAGGAGCGCTTGGGTGCTCTGGAGTACCACATCGTCGATGTGCAGGGACCGGCTCATGACCGGCAGTTTGTGGCCGAAGTCTGGCTGTCGGGACAAAAGCTGGGCAGCGGTACCGGCCGTTCCAAGAAGGAAGCGGAACAACAGGCCGCCGCCGAAGGGCTGGAGCGATTCAAACAACAAAAGAAATAGAACGACCACCACCGGTACCAGGAGCAAAGCCGGTGGTTTTTTGTTTTTTGAAGAGGAATGCGGCACATAGGAGCGAAAGTAAAAATGACTGAGCATTTCTATGGGGAGATACGGATGGCGGATTGTACACGCCCCAGAACGGATGGCCCCCGCCTTTTGAGAAACTAGTGGATCGTGCCGTGATTGGAGGAGAGAAAATGAACTTTGAGATGGGAACGATGGTATTTCAGATGATGATGATGGCAATCGCAGGACTGCTTCCACTGCTGTTGGCTTTGGTTGTACTATGGTTGGCGTGGCGATGGGTGAAAGCACAGGAGTTGATCGCTCGCTCACTTGCCCGGATCGCCGATAGCGGTGCCGATGCTGCTAAAAAAGGAGTGGGGGATACTCCGTTGGGACAACAGGAACCTGGGGATGAAAAATAAGAAAAGAGATAACGGCTCACCGATGTCCTAGCGGTGAACAATGAAGGGTTAAAGAATGAGTCGCAGGCGGAGGGTTTGCTGGTTATTCCATTTACCGTGAGCAAAAGGAGAGCAGCCAATGTCGCAAATCCAATACGAAGATTTCACTAAGTTGGAAATCCATGTGGGTACCATTACCCGCACGGAACCCTTTCCAGAAGCGCGTAAACCGGCATACAAACTGTGGATCGACTTTGGAGAAACCATCGGTGTAAAGCAGAGCAGTGCCCAGATCACGGATTTGTACAGTCAGGGAGAATTGGTGGGGCGCCAGGTGTTGGCAGTGACCAACTTTCCTCCCAAAC
This portion of the Desmospora profundinema genome encodes:
- the rnc gene encoding ribonuclease III, translating into MNLAELGQSTGLDLQDHSLYQQAFTHTSYAHEKKGIRMLPDNERLEFLGDAVLELTVSEYLYQRFPKMKEGDLTRMRARVVCEPSLAMFARQLRFGDHIRLGRGEEMTGGRNRPSLLADVFEAFIGALYLEKGLDAIRQFLEAKIFPQIDESWLAQATDAKSQLQEAVQQERLGALEYHIVDVQGPAHDRQFVAEVWLSGQKLGSGTGRSKKEAEQQAAAEGLERFKQQKK
- a CDS encoding tRNA-binding protein → MSQIQYEDFTKLEIHVGTITRTEPFPEARKPAYKLWIDFGETIGVKQSSAQITDLYSQGELVGRQVLAVTNFPPKRIAGFRSEVLVLGVDTENGEVALIRPDREVPPGRRMY